The Hermetia illucens chromosome 2, iHerIll2.2.curated.20191125, whole genome shotgun sequence genomic interval TGGATCTATTATGCAAGTTCTATATTCTGAAAGAAATAGTTTCTTCCataattgaagaaaaaagaaaatggatAGGCCACATCGTCGGAAGTTAGAAATAAGAGCAAATAAATGAGATGAGGTGTAAATTGGTATTCTATAGCATTGTTAATGTCTTATTGTCTAAGCTGACTTTGTTTCTTGTGAATTTTCTTAACATAATATTCAATTCCGCAAAATGATCTTAATTTACAGGTTCTCGGATTTGAAGCGGATGCCGTTAACTCCGTTCAGTTCTCTAATCACACTGGCTACAAATGCGTAAAAGGACAAGTCCTTCAGGAAAAGGAGTTATGTAAGAAGAATCATTGAAAGTTGTTGGGTAAAATAATCGTTGTATTTCCGATTGGCAGCTGATCTTATAGAAGGTCTAAAAGCAAATGACATTCTTCAGCATTATACCCATCTTTTAACCGGCTACATTGGAAGCGCCACTTTTCTGACCGAAATCGTAAAGACAGTCGAAAAATTACGACAAGCAAATTCGCAACTAGTTTATGGTAAGTAAATGTGCTTTGATGAAGCTTGATATGTGTATACACTACGAGTACATTTTCTTGTTTCTTCAATTGTCGAAAAAACGTGAAATAATTATTGACTCTTTTCAGTGTGCGATCCGGTGCTGGGTGATGGCGGAAAATTGTACGTTCCTGAGAATCTTGTGCCTATCTATCGCGAGCAAATCATTCCTCTTGCGAACGTTGTTACTCCTAATCAGTTTGAAGTTGAACTTCTAACACAAACAAAAATAACTAATGAACAAGATGTTTGGTCTGCGATGGAATGGTTCCATAGTCGGAATGTGAATATTGTAGTTGTATCGAGCACTGACTTTGGTTCATCTGATATTTTACGAGCGTATCTTAGCGTCAAGGAAGGTGGCAAATATGCTATGGACATtccacgacaaggggatgggACTGACTTTACTGGAACTGGCGACCTTTTCGCTTCTCTTTTATTAGCTCATATCTCACTGCAAAAAGACCCAGTGAAGGCTTTTGAGTACACTGTATCAACCTTACAACATACCATAAAAGCAACTTTAGATGCACTGCCCAAAGATGTAAAAGACGGAAAACGGAAAATGAATGTTTTCGAAAAGGAATTGAAACTAGTACAATGCAAACGTTTTATTGAGAACCCCACGACAACGATTAAAGCACATTGCATATCGAAATAAAGTTATATCTGAGGAATGTATAATGTATACTGGATCATATCTTTTCGATTTCACTGTGACAATAATGAATGGATGACTTGCCTAGCTTGTCTTTAGTACTTAAGCTGTTTTGCTCACATATATATTGTGCAATATTGCAATTTTGTTGTGCTTTTGTAGAAGAATGAACTGcaacagaaaattaaatttatattatcagAGTAATCTCTCGTGTTAGAACCAGACAAACAAATGATCTTCCATTTACAAAAACCACGATAGTGGTTTAAAACTTCTTGTCGATGTTTTAGATAAATGTTACCTTAAAGAATAAATATAGAATTATATGTGTCGTTTAAACTTTTGGTTTTCTTAAGTTTCCCGTGTTCATTTATGAAGTCATAATTGTATAAGGCAAAAAGTCATTCACTTCTGGTAAATACAGCATCACTTGAACTTTGCAAATGTTGCTTTAGCCAACACAATTTTCACGTACCCCCTATTGTAGAGAGAATGTTCATttacaaaattattattaagCCTCGCACAAGGTCTGAATATATGTTTTATTGAGTCATTATTGCAACGATGCATATTGATGTGGGAAACAAAAAGCAAAGTTTTTGTCTGGAAGCGATTGGTTTTCACTTCAATGAATTTAGTgataaaaataagaaggcaAAGTTGGCGTACTGATGGTACGTACTATCAGTGTGCGACTTCAGAAACGAGAATGAATTAGTTGTGTATGTACATTCTGACATCCTAATCCAATAGAGTGATATCTCTTTCGGAGTAGTCCAGACAATCACTAGATGCCTTTTCGATAATACGGAGAAAAAATTTGTACAATCTTTTCACAACGTTGGTTGCATTGTCGATTGCGGGCGACTAAATTAAAACCAACACGATGATCTATTTCCATAATTGTTTGAAGAAGCggcaaatttatttttctactTAGTATACTTTCAAATTATAAAGAGAGTTGATTCACCTACCTTTACAAGAAATGCAAAAACAGTCAACTGTTTGGATACGTTTCAGAAAATTCGTCGAAGTTTGAATTAGTCGATGAAATATATACACGTAGCTGCCAGCGTCATTTTAGACAGACGACTGTGGCCCGGAGAAGTGGTTGACCATTGTTTTGAGGTCTATGTACTTTCCCTCGCAGGAAACGCTTTAGATGTATGTATATTAGAATCAGATAGACTACGGTAAGTGGATAACTGAGCTTCTCGCTTGCTTTACTGGAGTTGCGTCGCCAAATTTCTTTAGCTAACTGATATTTATCTAAACGATATGACTGGTTTGTAAGCAGCAATTCGCAGTATATTACTCCTTTCATACACCCAAACGATGCGATGTGATTAGAAAAGCAATAATTCTTAGATTTAGCTTACATCCAACTTTTCGATCAAATCAAGATCATGGAGGGCTAATTCTCGCGTGCTTGCTTCCGAATTGATTTTAAAATCGGTCAACAATGCGAGATTGCAGAGATAATTCCTCACCGCGCTCGTTAGCTTGGAAGTTTTTATTTCATTCTGTGAAGCGGTAACCGGTCCACCGCGAGATAGTTGTCCTGTAGAATGTATTGTTATTTGTCCGGTCGGATTACTAGCGTTGTTTTTTGGTGCTTATCCTAATAAATAATAGTTCGAAATTGAAGCTTACTTATCACTTTTGCAAATTGCCAAAAGTACACATACACATGAATACacaaaaaccagaaaaaaatatttagggaAAGATGAACGTGCAGCGACGCCGTTTCAGGATATTGTATTTATTGGATCCAGGAACTAAAGAATAACGTGAAATTGGCGATAGCGTTGATAATACCATAAGTAGGTGCACGCCTTATTCTCTTGAAATAAGACACTCTTTCGTACAAAGTAAAGTATTAAAGGTCGTTGTATATCGTTTCTGCAAATATAGACGCCGAAAAGAGCGGTTTGCAACTAATGCTTCAAATTTGATCCCCAATATGTAGTGTTGAAAAAAAGTGCATCAATCTCCATACAGTGTCTGTCCATTGAATTATGAACGCTAcgaaaatatgcaaaatttcagCTTTAGGCAGCGATACAAATTTTCGATTTAAATTAGCAAAACATGACTTTATTATTTGAGTGACATATGTGTGTAATATTGTTGAAGTCCAACATCTGCTTAGATTTAATACTTTGTAACCCAGCCCCCACTTTGAATTACATCTCTCGTGCGATCACGTACATTGCAAATACCATTTCTaattattgtttttaaatcaacGTCAGTGTACAATATACCTTTCATGTTTCCTTTGAAATTTGTAAACGTGGTGTTTTTGCGGTGATGATTTAGAAACCCCTATATTTATTGCAATCGCTATATAGCTTGACTCTTTCAAAGGAGACACAAGTTGAATCTTTTATTTAAGCACACTATAAACCTCACAAataactattaggttgttgcacatgcaATGGCCGaattggtactaaaattt includes:
- the LOC119648852 gene encoding pyridoxal kinase, with the translated sequence MSGDCAVSSRKVLSIQSHVVHGYVGNKSATFPLQVLGFEADAVNSVQFSNHTGYKCVKGQVLQEKELSDLIEGLKANDILQHYTHLLTGYIGSATFLTEIVKTVEKLRQANSQLVYVCDPVLGDGGKLYVPENLVPIYREQIIPLANVVTPNQFEVELLTQTKITNEQDVWSAMEWFHSRNVNIVVVSSTDFGSSDILRAYLSVKEGGKYAMDIPRQGDGTDFTGTGDLFASLLLAHISLQKDPVKAFEYTVSTLQHTIKATLDALPKDVKDGKRKMNVFEKELKLVQCKRFIENPTTTIKAHCISK